The sequence below is a genomic window from Oreochromis niloticus isolate F11D_XX linkage group LG3, O_niloticus_UMD_NMBU, whole genome shotgun sequence.
ATGAGCCTCGTCCACACTGCAATAAGAGAGAAGTCATGTACGTACCCACAGTGACAGGAGCACATTATTAATAAGAGCTCAGTCATTAATAAGGATTGtttataaagtggttttaaatCAAAGCTTTCTTTACATGTTATAGTGTCACACTGAAGAATGGGCGTGAACATTGTCTCGATCCTGAGTCTAAATTCACCAAAATGCTGCTGGAAAAACTGTAAGTCATgcagatgttttttctttctttcattcactgttattcaaataaatgttAGTTAAATATTAGAGAGGAAGTCAGTGAAGTTAAAACAGGAGCATCAACAGTCAATTTGAAGCATTGTGCGAGGCTCTGCacatcattaattaaaaatactgATGGTTATAGAGTAATAGTTCAAAGCTCAGGATGAAAACTGCTTCTGGGTCACAGGACAAATCTGATGGATGAACAATTAACAAGCTACAATAAAtgaatgtctttgtgttttcttccaagtctttattgtattttttgctAGTAAAATTCAAGATCGTCATTCTCATAATTTAGAAAGTAAAGAAGGCAAGAGAGAAATCACTGCTTGAGTGTTATGAGTTATGAATCTGTTCACTATCACTGGAGCTTCAAGGTCTCACATCTCTGATTTGTTGTCTTCACAGGAAGCAGAAGAAAAGTCAGCGTAAGACGACCGTCAGCCCCCAAACAACCACATCACCAGCCACAGTGTCAAACTCACTATGATGCACTTTGCTTGTTTATAACTGTTACACAAAAGAAACAAGACATCACTTAGTGAGAAGAAGGAGCAGCCGAGATCCGGTGCAAATTTGTCCACCACATCCCACAGTGGTCGATGGGACTGAAATCTGGTGACTCTGGAGGTCATTTGTGTACAGTCAGCTCACTGTCATGTTAAGGACACTAGCTTGAGTTGTGAGATATGGTGCATTATACTGCAGGAagtagccatcagaagatgtgtacactgtggtcataaagggatggacatggaaACAGTAAACAGTGAACATTGTTCAGCTGTTGGACTGGATACATGTTTAAgtattttgggttttttattcttttttcatttacCATGAAGAGTGGCTCCTCCCGCTGATTTTAAACCAAAACTTTTCAAACCAGCTTATATGAGAGATCCACTTACACGACACAGCCCTCTTTCCTTCCCTAGAGTGCaccctttgtgttttgtttcatttcatcGTTGGTGTGTCTGTTCTGGATTATTTTTATGACCTGAATATATTTGACTCAGTGAAgaaataaaggttgttttttgtttccttcaTTTTCTTGCCTTTGAGTCCAGTATCGGGGTCCTTAACCTTGCACATTATGACAAAATCTCCTCTTTCATATCGAATACAACCAAATCTGAGACTTTAAGAACACTGAACATTTTGCTCTCTAAAAATGAGGCTTGATCGTCGGTGTTCAGCCCTCTTAAGTGTCAACACTGTGAACTGTTTACCATCATAACTTTGCAATGTGCTTTAAAAATTTAGCTTAAACATGATGCAAGAACATGATACACATGTGAGACTCAAACAGCTTCATCAAAATTGTGTGAACTCGAGATCACTGAATCTGAATCCTGCATCAAAAGGTATGTCGGGTTCTGAAGACATAACATTTAATCTTGTAAGAAGTAAGGGGAtaaaactagagatggaccgatctgatattacgtatcggtatcgctccgatactgacgtaaattactggatcggatatcggagagaaataaaaaatgtaatccgatccattaaatatcaaaaaagcacctcacaaaacttgcgacatggcataactcggctcataaccgtagcacatcagagcagtgtgctcacgtgatagagcggctgtgtgtatttggagcctcgctagcatctccgaggaagttatcccattgagaagtaaagcaagtgtgtaagttcatctctgaatgtttataAAGCATTCCCGccttaagcttaacaaccgataaatggagcgactgcctctctccctccctctcctgctgctacttcaatcatgaaactgcttaatgatcagctgatcgacttttctgtcgcgagtccgtctctcttgtttgtttatcgcccacttcgcaccagaaagaggaaaccaacggctgaacaacagcagcacgtttaagcttgataagctgttgttagaatttatttaatattactttctacaccaggatccttttctatgcaGCTGACGACTGATAACTGTGCAGGGGAGGAtatagcaaagtttagccaggggggccgatagggcatgaacagggaaaagggggcacaaagacatacttttctttcttattctcatttaaaatgtctagcttttaataaatagttatctgaatcttacacccaaagttttaatctgatgtaaaatgtatagaagtccattactgtatatagtaactgttaagtctaatataccctagtaagctatagtactttttcctttgggaaggtaccatctgtgcagtctgcagttctgttgaagaaagatgttgaatctatttaattattcttgaaaaataatttatttctgtgcattttttttcacactgcatcaaattaaagttgattacgtcgattaagcatcatgaggtggagggtggttccctattttttttttttttttgctgggagttttagaaccctattagttaggttgcttactctttaaaataccagaatagggaggatggagcagatttaagtttattagattgatcagtgttgctgaactatgaaatattttgggtgcagtgtattttttgcatacaggtataacagaatagctttagtgtttttttttttgtttttttttaaacttgagtatgaacttatacaaaaagcagcaagatattaacaaaacagttttattgattaaaaaacaaactatatcggattcatatcggtatcggcagatatccaaatttatgatatcggtatcggtatcggacataaaaaagtggtatcttGCCATCTCTAGATAAAACATcactctttcatttttttagcttttttgaCTTTGTGTTTATGTCACTGCTTCCTGTAAGTAGTTCAGCAtgggaataataataacacatttCCAAACTCCAGATGTGAAAAAGTTATCTGAGGTTTTGGAACAGGGAGGTGAGCCTGTCGTGAGTTTCTGCCGGGAGTAAATGAGAGCTTTGCAGGGGGCCCCTCGGTCAAGGTTTAAATCTAAAATACAAACTCTCAAATCAGTTATGTGttgatacattttatttaagattATGTTTCAcccaaaacatattttagatagcaataGACAGAAAATAGAAATCTAGAAAGCCAGTGGTCCACACTCTAGTTAGTCGCATGTGCAGTAAAGACATCACCAAAAGCATTAAAAACGACCACTTTGTTGTGAAAATCTCCTGAAGTAAATGTCGACATCTGGATATTTGGTTCTGAAAATGTTGCACTGCACAGATGCTAAACTTTAACTGGAAACTCCACTTGGATACTTTAAAGCACCATCCTCAGTGGTCACATGTGAGTATTTTGATATAGGCTACTCAGG
It includes:
- the LOC102083221 gene encoding growth-regulated alpha protein isoform X1, with amino-acid sequence MKTSVAIQCIVLLACMALCTSVVIPKCRCVKTSKSVWITLITQLKLDEPRPHCNKREVIVTLKNGREHCLDPESKFTKMLLEKLKQKKSQRKTTVSPQTTTSPATVSNSL